In Saccharicrinis fermentans DSM 9555 = JCM 21142, a genomic segment contains:
- the lipA gene encoding lipoyl synthase: protein MNITKRKPDWLKIQLPNTADYKWMNQTIRDNKLHTICTSGKCPNAAECWAAGTATFMILGDICTRACKFCNVKTGKPLAVDTKEPLRIARSIKIMKLKHAVITSVDRDDLEDGGAGIWHETILKVKEMSPGTTQEVLIPDFNGLHHLIQKVIDAKPEVVSHNLETTRRITPIIRSRAKYDISLDVLKYIADAGVVAKTGIMVGIGETEEEVLETMRDAYAVGVKVFTIGQYLQPSKEHLPVTEYVTPEQFAKYKAAGLEMGFKYVESGPMVRSSYHAEKHINALKD, encoded by the coding sequence ATGAATATAACAAAAAGAAAGCCTGATTGGTTAAAGATACAACTCCCTAATACTGCTGATTATAAATGGATGAATCAGACGATACGGGACAATAAATTACATACCATTTGTACCAGCGGAAAATGTCCGAATGCTGCCGAATGCTGGGCTGCAGGAACGGCTACGTTTATGATTTTGGGTGATATTTGTACCAGAGCCTGTAAATTTTGTAATGTAAAAACCGGGAAACCATTGGCAGTGGATACCAAGGAGCCATTACGCATTGCTCGATCTATAAAAATAATGAAACTTAAGCATGCAGTTATTACCTCTGTTGATCGTGATGATTTGGAAGACGGTGGTGCTGGTATTTGGCACGAGACCATATTAAAAGTTAAGGAAATGAGTCCAGGTACAACGCAGGAAGTTTTGATTCCGGATTTTAATGGACTTCATCATCTTATACAAAAAGTAATTGATGCTAAGCCTGAAGTTGTTTCGCATAACTTGGAAACCACGCGTAGGATAACACCTATTATCAGAAGTAGGGCCAAATATGATATCAGTTTGGATGTGTTAAAATATATAGCTGATGCCGGCGTGGTGGCAAAAACCGGTATTATGGTGGGTATTGGTGAAACAGAGGAGGAGGTATTGGAAACGATGCGGGATGCTTATGCTGTTGGGGTTAAGGTGTTTACTATCGGACAGTATCTTCAACCAAGTAAGGAGCACTTGCCAGTTACGGAGTATGTTACACCTGAACAGTTTGCAAAATACAAAGCAGCAGGTTTAGAAATGGGCTTTAAATATGTGGAGAGTGGCCCCATGGTGCGCTCATCTTATCATGCCGAAAAACATATTAATGCTTTAAAAGATTAA